One region of Salvia miltiorrhiza cultivar Shanhuang (shh) chromosome 3, IMPLAD_Smil_shh, whole genome shotgun sequence genomic DNA includes:
- the LOC131014834 gene encoding lysM domain receptor-like kinase 3 — MCKSKEKMTKQVIQPTPKSPSSSSTKSKKSSQNSSSFSTGSDNFVIPSTASTSSFYKDSRRSSASGRTSLSSLRETVLPDQTHIYDFQEICAATHNFLLKPHSSSSSSTAWLCSIRDQQSLVVQRRFRRRLDTAQLVDRLSVICKSHHSSLIKLKGASISGSYTYLVYDYVAGASLSDCLRNSKNPNFTVLSNWASRIRVASDIAHGLDYVHNSTGLGFEFVHNHIKSSSIIVTEPDLNAKICHFGTSELCGEITSENVGSREMNRSRSKIDKFEGTRGYMAPEFQRSGIATQKCDVYAFGVVILELVSGMEALTYRVDEESGSYVRISVVDAAREAVEGGGGGVRQWVDKRLKDSYPVEVVEKLTRLALDCVADNPDSRPDMGKVVIRVSQMFLESQEWAEKMGVITDFSVSFAPR; from the coding sequence ATGTGCAAATCCAAGGAGAAAATGACCAAACAAGTGATCCAACCAACCCCAAAGTCGCCATCTTCATCATCGACTAAATCCAAGAAGTCCTCCCAAAATTCCTCCTCCTTCTCCACCGGCTCCGACAATTTCGTCATCCCCAGCACCGCCTCCACCTCCAGCTTCTACAAAGACTCCCGCCGCTCCTCCGCCTCCGGCCGCACCTCCCTCTCCAGCCTCCGCGAAACGGTCCTCCCCGACCAGACCCACATCTACGATTTCCAGGAAATCTGCGCCGCCACCCACAATTTCCTGCTCAAGCCGCATtcatcctcctcctcctccacggCGTGGCTGTGCAGCATCCGCGATCAGCAGTCGTTAGTCGTGCAGCGGCGCTTCCGCCGCCGATTGGACACCGCGCAGCTCGTCGACCGCCTCTCGGTGATCTGCAAGAGCCATCACTCTAGCTTGATTAAGTTGAAGGGTGCTTCAATTTCCGGTAGTTATACGTATTTGGTGTATGATTATGTTGCCGGTGCTAGTCTTTCTGATTGTTTGAGAAATTctaaaaaccctaatttcacgGTGTTGTCCAATTGGGCGTCGCGCATACGTGTTGCCTCAGATATAGCGCATGGCTTAGATTATGTTCATAATTCGACTGGATTAGGATTTGAGTTCGTGCACAATCATATAAAGAGTAGTAGCATTATTGTTACTGAGCCGGATTTGAACGCCAAGATTTGCCATTTTGGTACATCTGAGCTCTGTGGTGAGATCACCAGTGAGAATGTGGGGTCTAGAGAGATGAACAGATCGCGTAGTAAGATTGATAAATTTGAAGGGACTCGAGGGTACATGGCCCCGGAGTTTCAAAGAAGTGGGATCGCCACACAGAAATGTGATGTTTATGCATTTGGGGTAGTCATTCTTGAGCTGGTATCGGGGATGGAGGCGTTGACGTATAGAGTTGACGAGGAGAGTGGGAGTTATGTGAGGATATCGGTTGTGGATGCAGCCAGGGAGGCGGTGGAGGGTGGTGGAGGCGGGGTGAGGCAGTGGGTGGACAAGAGGCTAAAGGACTCTTATCCGGTGGAGGTGGTGGAGAAGTTAACGCGGTTGGCATTGGATTGTGTGGCGGATAATCCTGATAGTCGGCCGGATATGGGGAAGGTGGTGATTCGGGTTTCACAGATGTTCTTGGAATCACAGGAGTGGGCAGAGAAGATGGGCGTCATAACCGACTTTAGCGTCTCTTTCGCTCCACGGTGA